The DNA sequence ACTGGATGTTGCTGTTTTGGTGCCGGTACAGAGCTTTACCACGCCCGTGGAAGGTTCTGAGCTTCAGGACCGGAGGAAGCAAAATAAGAAAGGCTGTGTGGGCAAAACCGTGAAAAAACAAAGACCTGTCAACTTGGATCTCTCAACGATCCGGTTTCCCGTTACTGCAATAGCGTCTATTCTCCACCGCGTGTCCGGCGTCATTACCTTTGTGGCCGTTGGAATACTGCTCTGGTTACTGGGCCTGTCACTCTCTTCGCCGGAAGGCTTCCTGCAGGCGTCAGCCGTGATGGATAGCTTTTTTGTTAAATTCATTATGTGGGGCATTCTTACCGCGCTGGCATATCATATTGTCGGTGGTGTTCGCCATATGTTAATGGATTTTGGCTACCTGGC is a window from the Pantoea sp. CCBC3-3-1 genome containing:
- the sdhC gene encoding succinate dehydrogenase cytochrome b556 subunit, whose product is MGKTVKKQRPVNLDLSTIRFPVTAIASILHRVSGVITFVAVGILLWLLGLSLSSPEGFLQASAVMDSFFVKFIMWGILTALAYHIVGGVRHMLMDFGYLAETQVVGTRSAQICFGITVVLSILAGVLVC